The Chrysemys picta bellii isolate R12L10 chromosome 5, ASM1138683v2, whole genome shotgun sequence genome includes a window with the following:
- the WBP1 gene encoding WW domain-binding protein 1 isoform X1 produces MAAAEAEETGRAAGMEAAAPGPGGRLLLLLRAAGAGAAALERGPRGAVGGAMERPGGGGGSEGAWAALLGRQQQQAREYCPGVKNQPYVCETGHCCGETGCCTYYYELWWFWLLWTILILFSCCCAYRHRRAKLRLQQQQRQREINLIAYHGACNYPTSMLDLRMLASFKLPAYEEVAHRPSTPPPPYSTILAQLGGPHSRLGSSPLTLSPSSENFTSCSCESSCLTSPSSTSLSVQITDETERSQASTPSEEGGSSSTGTGASWELPEEPAPCEAPPKQTLFSSNVDFFEADYHRCSDIEEEEEEECMGEEEGAAQGDSSEHFRHRRLTGDSGIEVGRCQEEEGGEDSEEETHLLSKVGPESPQLSECKSLCGLQSDGGSEEPGSPVLPV; encoded by the exons ATGGCGGCGGCGGAGGCTGAGGAGACGGGCCGGGCGGCCGGGATGGAGGCGGCggccccggggccgggggggcggctgctgctgctgctgcgggcgGCGGGGGCCGGGGCGGCGGCGCTGGAGCGGGGGCCGCGGGGGGCTGTAGGCGGCGCCATGGAGCGGCCCGGGGGCGGCGGCGGCTCCGAGGGGGCCTGGGCCGCGCTGCTGggccggcagcagcagcag GCTCGGGAATACTGCCCAGGGGTGAAGAACCAGCCCTACGTGTGTGAGACGGGCCACTGCTGCGGAGAGACTGGATGCTGCACCTACTACTACGAGCTCTGGT GGTTCTGGCTCCTTTGGACTATTCTCATCCTCTTCAGCTGCTGCTGCGCCTACCGGCACCGCCGCGCCAAACTGcgtctgcagcagcagcagcggcagcgtgAGATCAACCTCATCGCCTACCACGGTGCCTGCAACTACCCCACCTCCATGCTGGATCTCA ggATGCTGGCTTCCTTTAAGCTGCCCGCCTATGAGGAGGTGGCTCACCGTCccagcacccctcctcccccctacaGCACCATCCTAGCCCAGCTGGGTGGGCCGCATAGCCGCCTGGGCTCCAGTCCCCTGACCCTGTCTCCCAGCTCGGAGAATTTCACCAGCTGCTCGTGCGAGTCGAGCTGCCTCACCTCCCCTAGCAGCACGTCGCTGTCGGTGCAGATCACGGATGAGACGGAGCGCAGCCAGGCCAGCACGCCCAGCGAggaaggtggcagcagcagcacgggCACCGGCGCCAGCTGGGAGCTGCCCGAGGAGCCAGCCCCCTGCGAGGCCCCACCCAAGCAGACCCTCTTCTCCTCCAACGTGGATTTCTTCGAGGCCGACTACCACCGCTGCTCAGACatcgaggaagaggaggaggaggagtgcatgggggaggaggagggcgcGGCCCAGGGGGACAGCAGTGAGCATTTCCGGCACCGGCGCCTGACGGGCGATTCGGGCATTGAGGTGGGGCgctgccaggaggaggagggcggGGAGGACAGTGAGGAAGAGACGCACCTGCTCAGCAAGGTGGGGCCCGAGTCCCCCCAGCTCTCGGAGTGCAAGAGCCTCTGTGGGCTCCAGAGCGACGGGGGCAGTGAGGAGCCTGGCTCGCCTGTCCTGCCTGTCTGA
- the MOGS gene encoding LOW QUALITY PROTEIN: mannosyl-oligosaccharide glucosidase (The sequence of the model RefSeq protein was modified relative to this genomic sequence to represent the inferred CDS: inserted 1 base in 1 codon; deleted 2 bases in 2 codons), whose protein sequence is MARERRRRGAEAAQRGAERGERGPQAARRERGAGAGPGRAWALLALLALALGAAGLAYGLYGRWRLGRRVVTPHPAPRVLPAGSSGPRAAPERFWGSYRPHVYFGMRPRSARPPVAGFMWLRQAAEARLRHTCEQSDGLPGYGWLLHDGLRFGAQEIRDRGLTLRTEFVKRPGGEHGGDWSWRVTARPESPGNQTSLVSLLFYVATNGQGTLQPHVENTRLVSVTGTSEELGHFNITFHKPTTDTGEALSYASYNHLDARSPGLHRLTDVVKSSLSNRFVYAAPGGPKRRYFAVDTYRALPGEPEQEPQSHLLLHQVTLTLPCRVEVTFESGSFAERPGSLVGAVLSEELAGHVAAFERRFEETFSLARKGFTPQQQRFAKAALSNMMGGMGYFHGHSIVQSAHSPHPLPYPEGPLFTAVPSRSFFPRGFLWDEGFHQLLLARWDPALSREVIAHWLDLMNVEGWIPREQILDDEARAKVPPEFILQHNEAANPPTLFLALQQLLREPGQGPAELSYLRQLFPRLRTWYEWYNTTQAGPLPYTFRWRGRDQDTHLFLNPKTLTSGLDDYPRASHPSPDERHLDLRCWMALAAGVMAEVAERLGEPATEYRRMQQALSDNALLEQHHWAEQLGMFADYGNHSQAVGLEREKVAVGPGQPRHQLPAPRLVRVVRKPPKLQFVGALGYVSLFPFLLQLLRPDSPRLGSVLGDMRSEQKLWTPYGLRSLARTSPLYMKHNTEHDXPYWRGPIWINMNYLAVRALHHYASLEGPYQQRAAALYQELRANLIANLYRQYVESGYLWEQYSDSTGQGQACYPFTGWSALVVLIMAEEY, encoded by the exons atggcccgggAGCGCAGGCGGCGGGGCgcggaggcggcgcagcggggcgcGGAGCGGGGCGAGCGGGGCCCGCAGGCGGCGCGGCGGGAGCGCGGggcgggcgcggggccgggccgggcctgggCGCTGCTGGCGCTGCTCGCCCTGGCGCTGGGCGCCGCCGGCCTGGCCTACGGGCTCTACGGGCGCTGGCGGCTGGGCCGCCGCGTGGTCACCCCGCACCCGGCGCCGCGCGTCCTGCCCGCCGGCAGCAGCGGCCCCCGCGCCGCGCCCGAGCGCTTCTGGGGCTCCTACCGCCCGCACGTCTACTTCGGCATGCGGCCCCGCAGCGCGCGGCCGCCCGTGGCAG GCTTCATGTGGCTGCGGCAGGCGGCGGAGGCCCGGCTGCGCCACACGTGCGAGCAGAGCGACGGGCTGCCCGGCTACGGCTGGCTGCTGCACGACGGGCTGCGCTTCGGGGCGCAGGAGATCCGCGACCGGGGCCTCACGCTGCGCACCGAGTTCGTGAAGCGGCCGGGCGGGGAGCACGGCGGGGACTGGAGCTGGCGGGTCACGGCCAGGCCGGAG AGTCCGGGCAACCAGACCTCCCTCGTCTCCCTGCTCTTCTACGTGGCCACCAACGGGCAGGGGACGCTGCAGCCCCACGTGGAGAACACGCGCTTGGTGTCGGTGACTGGGACATCCGAGGAACTCGGCCATTTCAACATCACCTTCCACAAGCCCACCACAGACACCGGGGAAGCCCTCAGCTATGCCAG CTATAACCACCTGGATGCCAGGAGCCCGGGGCTGCACCGCCTGACAGACGTGGTGAAGAGCAGCCTGAGCAACCGCTTTGTTTACGCCGCGCCAGGCGGGCCCAAGCGCCGCTACTTCGCTGTGGACACGTACCGGGCGCTGCCGGGGGAGCCGGAGCAAGAGCCCCAAAGCCACCTGCTGCTGCACCAGGTGACGCTGACGCTGCCCTGCCGCGTGGAGGTGACCTTTGAGTCCGGCAGCTTTGCTGAGCGCCCCGGCTCGCTGGTGGGGGCGGTGCTGAGCGAGGAGCTGGCTGGGCACGTGGCCGCCTTCGAACGGCGCTTCGAGGAGACCTTCTCCCTGGCCCGCAAGGGCTTCACGCCCCAGCAGCAGCGCTTTGCCAAGGCTGCCCTCAGCAACATGATGGGTGGGATGGGCTACTTCCACGGGCACTCCATCGTGCAGTCTGCGcacagcccgcaccccctgccctatcCCGAGGGCCCCCTGTTCACCGCCGTGCCCTCCCGCTCCTTCTTCCCCCGCGGCTTCCTCTGGGACGAGGGCttccaccagctgctgctggcgcGCTGGGACCCGGCCCTGAGCCGCGAGGTCATCGCCCACTGGCTGGACCTGATGAATGTGGAG GGCTGGATCCCGCGGGAGCAGATCCTGGACGACGAGGCGCGAGCCAAGGTGCCCCCCGAATTCATCCTGCAGCACAACGAGGCTGCCAACCCGCCCACCCTCTTCCTGgcgctgcagcagctgctgcgggAGCCGGGCCAGGGCCCCGCCGAGCTGTCCTACCTGCGGCAGCTCTTCCCCCGCCTGCGCACGTGGTACGAGTGGTACAACACCACGCAGGCGGGGCCGCTGCCCTACACCTTCCGCTGGCGGGGCCGGGACCAGGACACCCACCTCTTCCTCAACCCCAAGACGCTGACCTCCGGGCTGGACGACTACCCTCGCGCCTCGCACCCCTCGCCTGACGAGCGCCACCTGGACCTGCGCTGCTGGATGGCCCTGGCCGCGGGAGTCATGGCCGAGGTGGCCGAGCGGCTGGGCGAGCCAGCGACCGAGTACCGGCGCATGCAGCAGGCGCTGAGTGACAACGCCCTGCTGGAGCAGCACCACTGGGCCGAGCAGCTGGGCATGTTCGCCGACTACGGCAACCACAGCCAGGCCGTGGGGCTGGAGCGCGAGAAGGTggctgtggggccagggcagccccgccaccagctccctgccccacgcctGGTGCGGGTGGTCCGCAAGCCCCCCAAGCTGCAGTTCGTGGGGGCCCTGGGCTACGTCAgcctcttccccttcctgctgcagctgctgcggCCCGACTCACCCCGCCTGGGCAGCGTCCTGGGGGACATGCGCAGCGAGCAGAAGCTCTGGACCCCGTACGGCCTGCGCTCGCTCGCC CGCACCAGCCCCCTCTACATGAAACACAACACGGAGCACG CCCCCTACTGGAGGGGGCCCATCTGGATCAACATGAACTACCTGGCTGTGCGGGCGCTGCACCATTACGCCAGCCTGGAGGGGCCCTACCAGCAGCGGGCAGCTGCGCTCTACCAGGAGCTGCGTGCCAACCTCATTGCCAACCTGTACCGCCAGTATGTGGAGAGCGGTTACCTGTGGGAGCAGTACAGCGACAGCAcgggccagggccaggcctgcTACCCCTTCACGGGCTGGTCTGCCCTGGTGGTGCTCATCATGGCCGAGGAGTATTAG
- the WBP1 gene encoding WW domain-binding protein 1 isoform X2, whose product MLERGSAREYCPGVKNQPYVCETGHCCGETGCCTYYYELWWFWLLWTILILFSCCCAYRHRRAKLRLQQQQRQREINLIAYHGACNYPTSMLDLRMLASFKLPAYEEVAHRPSTPPPPYSTILAQLGGPHSRLGSSPLTLSPSSENFTSCSCESSCLTSPSSTSLSVQITDETERSQASTPSEEGGSSSTGTGASWELPEEPAPCEAPPKQTLFSSNVDFFEADYHRCSDIEEEEEEECMGEEEGAAQGDSSEHFRHRRLTGDSGIEVGRCQEEEGGEDSEEETHLLSKVGPESPQLSECKSLCGLQSDGGSEEPGSPVLPV is encoded by the exons ATGCTGGAGAGAGGCTCG GCTCGGGAATACTGCCCAGGGGTGAAGAACCAGCCCTACGTGTGTGAGACGGGCCACTGCTGCGGAGAGACTGGATGCTGCACCTACTACTACGAGCTCTGGT GGTTCTGGCTCCTTTGGACTATTCTCATCCTCTTCAGCTGCTGCTGCGCCTACCGGCACCGCCGCGCCAAACTGcgtctgcagcagcagcagcggcagcgtgAGATCAACCTCATCGCCTACCACGGTGCCTGCAACTACCCCACCTCCATGCTGGATCTCA ggATGCTGGCTTCCTTTAAGCTGCCCGCCTATGAGGAGGTGGCTCACCGTCccagcacccctcctcccccctacaGCACCATCCTAGCCCAGCTGGGTGGGCCGCATAGCCGCCTGGGCTCCAGTCCCCTGACCCTGTCTCCCAGCTCGGAGAATTTCACCAGCTGCTCGTGCGAGTCGAGCTGCCTCACCTCCCCTAGCAGCACGTCGCTGTCGGTGCAGATCACGGATGAGACGGAGCGCAGCCAGGCCAGCACGCCCAGCGAggaaggtggcagcagcagcacgggCACCGGCGCCAGCTGGGAGCTGCCCGAGGAGCCAGCCCCCTGCGAGGCCCCACCCAAGCAGACCCTCTTCTCCTCCAACGTGGATTTCTTCGAGGCCGACTACCACCGCTGCTCAGACatcgaggaagaggaggaggaggagtgcatgggggaggaggagggcgcGGCCCAGGGGGACAGCAGTGAGCATTTCCGGCACCGGCGCCTGACGGGCGATTCGGGCATTGAGGTGGGGCgctgccaggaggaggagggcggGGAGGACAGTGAGGAAGAGACGCACCTGCTCAGCAAGGTGGGGCCCGAGTCCCCCCAGCTCTCGGAGTGCAAGAGCCTCTGTGGGCTCCAGAGCGACGGGGGCAGTGAGGAGCCTGGCTCGCCTGTCCTGCCTGTCTGA